In the genome of Methanococcoides burtonii DSM 6242, the window TGATCGCAACGAGGTCAGGTATGAATTTGAATATCTCTTCGAACTGCAGGAGATAGACACCTTCTGGAAGCTTGCCTTCGAGTATTGCGAATATGTCTGCGAAAAGCAGAACAATACCTGCAAGGAACATGACATCTCCGATCCTGGTGGTCAAAAACGCCTTCTTTGCTGCTGAAGCAGCTCCAGGCTTGTGGAACCAGAATCCGATAAGCAGGTATGAGCTAAGACCAACAAGTTCCCAGCAAACGAACAGCTGAAGAATGTTGTCTGAAAGGACCAGACCAAGCATAGCTGCTGTGAAGAGTGCGGTCTCTGCAAAGTAACGTGGCTTTGCAGGGTCATGTGACATGTAACCCACGGCATAGATGTGGATGAGCAAGCTCACAAAAGTGACCATTAAAAGCATTACTGCTGCAAGCGGATCGATCAATATTCCGAGATTGAGTATTGCAAACCAGTGAACAGATTGTGTTACAACATGTTCGGGGTTAGCCAACAGCCCTGCTGTGATAGCAAGAGAGATCACACAGGATATCGCTATTGCAATGATCGGAATAATTGCACCACCGGATGGTAACTTCTTTCCAAGGAAGAAAGTCAGCACAAAGGCGAGTGCAGGGAGTAGTGGTATTAAAAATGCAAGATTTTCCATTGCCATTTTTACCACCTCAATATGTTAAGTTTATCAACATCTATCATATCTCGCATCCTGTAAATTGACATGAGTATTGCAAATCCAATAGCTGCTTCTGCTGCTGCGAGTGCAATGGAGAACAGAGCAAATACCTGTCCTGTCATATCATTATTATAACTTGAGAAGGCAACAAGATTAATGTTTGCGGAGTTTAACATAAGTTCCACGCACATCAGCATCCTGATACCGTTCTTATGGGTCATCAAGCCATAGAGTCCTATGGAGAACACGATAGCTGAAAGAGCCAGATACCAATTCAATGGGATCATCAGTTATCATCTCCTTTTGCCATGTAGATCGCACCGATCAATGAAGAGAGCAATACTATGGAAAGTATCTCAAATGGAACTACAAAGTCTGTAAATATCAATACACCCAGAGCTTTGATGTTACTTTGATCAGCAATATTCTGTGGAAGCTGGTCCACTGTTGTCCATCCGGTACCATATAGTGATACAAAGATCACCGCAAGGAACAGAGCCGCGATAGTTAACCTGAACATCGTATCAAGGACACCTCTCAAAGAAGGTGCCTCTATGTTCAGCAACTTTATTATCTGTTTCTTAGGATGGAACTGGTGAATGAATGAATCCAGAATTGTTGGACGATCATTGGTCATTGTTCTCACGCCCCATTGTTTTCTTAGTCAGCATCACTGCGAACAGTATCAGAACTCCAATTGCTCCTACATACACAAGGATCTGGACAATACCCAAAAACTGTGCATTCAGCATTATGTAAACAGCGGCAACTGTAAACATAGAGATGATCAGTGCAAGTGCTGCACGGACTATATCCTTTGTTACTACTGAAAGGATAGCAAATGAGATCAGTACAAGAGCAACGATAAAGAAGATGATACCTTCGATTATACCTATCATTTCACTCACCATTCTCCCCTACCGGAATTTCACGTGCTAACATGTCCGGAGTGTACAATAATTCTTCATGGGTCAATCTTATCACACCGGTTGTGTAGACTTTTGTGCTTGAAAGCGCATCCTGTGGACATTGATCGATACAAAGACCACAGAACATACAGTGGCTAATATCGATAGCAGGGAACCATCTTGTTTTGTCACTGTCTTTGTTTACCCTTGCCCTTACGATCTTGATCGCACTGTTGGGGCAGGTGTTTGCGCAAATACCACAGCCTATACATTTACTTTTATCAAGTTTTTGAAGCCCCCTGAACCTGTCAGATAATTCGGTGGGCACCTCAGGATACCTTCTGGTAATAGGGGGCTTGTAGATATTCTTAACAGCTCGAACAATATTTTTCAATACCATGGTATCACATTCCCAGATAAATACCCAGCATTATTGCCCATCCAAGGTTCAATAATGAAAGTGGGAGAAGTCTTTTCCAGCTCAGGTCAACAACCTGATCGATCCTGAACCTTGGAACAGCCCATCTAAGCATGATGATGGTCAGTATAACAAGAGCGACCTTCAACAGATAGAATAATGTTGGAAGGAAAACTCCAAGTATCGTGACATTTGTCAGGAATGAAGGTAGATTCCAGCCACCAAGGAACAAGAGTACAACAAGCATTGAACCAAGGATCAGGTGGATATATTCAGCAAAGAAACCAAGACCAAATCTCATACCTGTGTATTCTGTGATCCATCCTGCGACCAGTTCTTCTTCAGATTCGTTCTGATCGAACGGAAGACGACCCATATCGGCCATCAATGCAATAAAGAACACGATGAATCCGAGAGGCTGAAGGAATATGAACCAGATCGGGCTCTGTGCCTGTGCTATCTCAACAATATTCAATGAACCTACCATTAC includes:
- the fpoK gene encoding F420H2 dehydrogenase subunit FpoK, with the protein product MIPLNWYLALSAIVFSIGLYGLMTHKNGIRMLMCVELMLNSANINLVAFSSYNNDMTGQVFALFSIALAAAEAAIGFAILMSIYRMRDMIDVDKLNILRW
- a CDS encoding NADH-quinone oxidoreductase subunit J is translated as MIGIIEGIIFFIVALVLISFAILSVVTKDIVRAALALIISMFTVAAVYIMLNAQFLGIVQILVYVGAIGVLILFAVMLTKKTMGRENNDQ
- the fpoJ gene encoding F420H2 dehydrogenase subunit FpoJ, which codes for MTNDRPTILDSFIHQFHPKKQIIKLLNIEAPSLRGVLDTMFRLTIAALFLAVIFVSLYGTGWTTVDQLPQNIADQSNIKALGVLIFTDFVVPFEILSIVLLSSLIGAIYMAKGDDN
- the fpoI gene encoding F420H2 dehydrogenase subunit FpoI, whose translation is MVLKNIVRAVKNIYKPPITRRYPEVPTELSDRFRGLQKLDKSKCIGCGICANTCPNSAIKIVRARVNKDSDKTRWFPAIDISHCMFCGLCIDQCPQDALSSTKVYTTGVIRLTHEELLYTPDMLAREIPVGENGE